The stretch of DNA CAAATACATTGTGTTTGGTTCTGAAACCAAATTCTCTTAAAGATTCTGTATTCCACGAAGACGTAGTTGTATCAGAATCTGCAATGCTTCCTTCTGTAGTCAAATTTTCTTTAGCGGCCGGCACAAGATTTTCAAAGGGAAATGGAGGTGAAGAAATTTCTATTTCACCCTCTAACATCTTCACAATAGTACTCATTTGAGGTCTATCATTTGGTGAATACTGAACACACCATAGAGCAACCTTTAACATTCTCTCGGCTATCTCATTATCTTTCTCTTCGATTCCACAAAGTGCGAGCATAACAACCAATTCATTATTCTCAAACATTTCCCAAGTCCATTTTGGAAACCATTGTTGCGATTCACTATAGCTAGAATCAAAATGTCTTCTTCTCCCTACGATTTCAAATAGAAGAATACCGAAACTATAAACATCACATCTATATGTCACTGGATAAGCCTTCCACATTTCAGGCGCGGCGTAACCTCTTGTTCCTCTAAAATGAGTATTCATAACAATTGTACTTTCTCTACTCCTTAATTTCGCTAATCCAAAATCAGCTATCTTTGGTACTAAATTCATGTCAAGAAGAACATTTTCCGGTTTAATATCATAATGAATTATTCTATGTTGACATTCCTCATGTAAATAAGCAATTCCTTTAGCTGTTCCAATTGCAATATCATGAAGCTTTCGTAACTCAACTTCACGATTCGTGCTTCCAAATAAGTACTTATCTAAAGAACCATTTTCAACATACTCATAAACAAGTGCTCTTGTGTCATGGTGAAAGCAGAATCCAAAAAGTTTGACTAAATTATTATGATAAGTTCTTCCAATTGTGCTAACTTCTGCTTTAAATTGCTCTTCCATTCCCATATCCAAATAGTTTAGAACTTTTACAGCAACTTTTTCTCCATTTGGAAATTCTCCTTTGTAGACAACACCAAAAGCACCAGAACCTAATATGGTTGAGTAGTTCTTTGTAATTTCATCGAGTTTTTCTGGAGTGAATCGAATTGGTTTTTCTCTATTGATGTTGCTTAAGAATCTTTCCATGGTTGGAAATTCAGCTTTTGAATCTTCTGGTATTACAACTTCAATTTTGTTGGTTGCATGTAATGAGTTTGAAGATATTTGATTATCATTTTCTGTGGTTGAAATCTGACTGTAAGCTGGAATTGCTGTTCCTGCTTTCTTCAAGCACTGAATAATAGCATGTACTATTGCTGTAACAGCAATTATTACCACTACTCCATATACtacaaaacaaaatgaaaatagattatAATTCTACATTAAATTATGCTTTTCCAATCCTAGAACAAGACATTTGTTTGGTAGGATaatagtttagtggctagacGCTAAACTCATACACCGTAAGTGTGGACAAGTGGGAAATCCCGAGTTCAAACTCAGGCCCCTacaaatttatttcaaagaaTTGATTCAACACGATTCCTAtttatataagtgcttatttataatctaagggctcgtttggattgacttatttttgagcttatgcgaaacaacttatgaaaataaataaggttttatgtattattataagctttcaaggtagtttatgaaaaataagtttataaagatacaatttttgttgtgaaaacttataaattaacataaaagtttgtttttttacataagcttatttcataagctaaaaaataagccaaattcaAACAGGCCCAAATCTATAACAGACAAactgtttttatataaaatattttttcataagatATCACagagcttatagaaataagctgaaaactgCTTATAGATATattataagttgtttctataagctcttTCAAACAATTTCACAAGTGATTATGTTAGTACATATTTAAAGCATAGTATATTCCATTTTCCATACTACATGAAAAGGATTAGTTAtctattgttgtttgtttcatacCTACAGATTCTGCTACTGCCCATTTCATAGTAGAATCAACTCTATCACCAAATTTCGTAAAAATTTCAGCCTGATGAAGAATTCCAGGTTCAAAATTTCGTAAAAATTGTGGTTCAAAATTGCCTGATGAAAAGGTAGGAGGAGAGTCAGGAAACTGATAGTGATAACTCATGTTTCTTCCTTAAGCGCTTCTACAGAAAAGCCTGAAGAGTttatgtttggaatttggattAGCAAAAGATACTCAAATAGCATGCAAATGGTATGTGTCAAGTTATGTAATGTAACCATTCAATATGTTAGtgtgaaaaaagaaaatggTTCCAAAAACGCGGTTTTACTTGGTCAAGGTTGTCAGAAAACTATTAGAAGTTTCAAAGTAGTataatttttaaacaaataataagaAAACGAAGGATACACCCAACTATGAAGTATAGATAGAGACTTGTTGGATCAGGCATACTCCGATCTCAGACACGCGTCAGTGTCGATCCCAACAGGACATCGATATTTataggtttgatctagtgatGAGAAGTTTGGATAGAATGCATGAGGTCCTAGATTCATTGACTACAtagtaaacaaaacaaaaaaaaaaaccaatttagtaaagagaaaaaagagtaatttaaagtttttttttatgtattggTTGAAACTCAATACCCTAGAGCCGGAGGAGAaggatcatgttttttttttagaaattaattTATATGTGATGACATGCGtcattacatgaaaataagacCAATTTCAAGTGTTTTTAGAAGAATTGTAACTCATTTCATGGAAGAATAATGCACTAGTTTGAAGATATTTGCAAAGGATGAAAGTAgctgaagaatgaagaaaatagcTAATATTCTGCttttttcgccccaggcgaaaaatCCTGTGCCTGAGGCGAAAAGTCCCAGTTGAAAAATACCTCTCTGTTTGCTTGTTCGCCTGAGGTGAAAAATCCTTGTGCCTCGGGCGAAAATTTCACCAGAAAAATTACCTCTCTGTTTGCCtgttcgcctggggcgaaaatgtTGGTGCCTCAGGCAAAAATTATGTGCTTGGGTCGAAAATGCTTGTGCCTGAGGCGAAATTCTCATTTATTGACTCCGGTTATAAAAGGAAAACGCAGATCTGAGATAGGGGATCGAAAATTGACATTGGAAACATCAATTTTGAGAACTTTTGAAGATCAAGGAGCTTGGAGACAAGGATTTGAAGgtggaaacacatcaaaatcatcttgtaatcatgctttctttcatttctttgattGTAATGTCTTTTATTACTATGTGTaactaaattctcatgattgatCCTTACGGGATTCTTAATATTATTTCTCTTGAActatgtgattatcatatgttatgattaatgaattacgaagttagtttcttcaatcattccttgttcttaatgctttgcataacttgatcaattgtgtaatgttttcaattatttgttttactatgacgatatgaatgaatgatcgatctaggaacgattgatcaattaactttcacttaagacatttcggatcgttaattgagattaaaggattaaaggttgtaaacctcaattgatcatagattacctaagacattagggatcgatgatcaagggaaaggattatgttaccaagacattgggcataattatttttgatttaatctaatcgtgaaactaaattgagtaaattcgttattatacatgaaattaccaagagaaatagtaattagatgaaccaaaaagATCAATCGCTTTTCTCCTATTGATTTTAATCTTAAGTTATTTCCAATTTTTGTGATCGAAATTTGAATCAACAAATTCCCCCCCATTTTTACATtgaaatttatatgtttaaatatgaattcaattagttttttgaattacaacaatccctgtggaaagaacgatttttatactacttgacggctatttgtacacttgcaaattattcatcaagtttttggcgccgttgccggggattgttgattgatTCAACAAGGCAATTGGACCATACTTAGTTcactattttagtttttttttgtttataaaaaaaatacaaaaatcggtttcattttaaa from Trifolium pratense cultivar HEN17-A07 linkage group LG5, ARS_RC_1.1, whole genome shotgun sequence encodes:
- the LOC123885186 gene encoding PR5-like receptor kinase — encoded protein: MSYHYQFPDSPPTFSSGNFEPQFLRNFEPGILHQAEIFTKFGDRVDSTMKWAVAESVVYGVVVIIAVTAIVHAIIQCLKKAGTAIPAYSQISTTENDNQISSNSLHATNKIEVVIPEDSKAEFPTMERFLSNINREKPIRFTPEKLDEITKNYSTILGSGAFGVVYKGEFPNGEKVAVKVLNYLDMGMEEQFKAEVSTIGRTYHNNLVKLFGFCFHHDTRALVYEYVENGSLDKYLFGSTNREVELRKLHDIAIGTAKGIAYLHEECQHRIIHYDIKPENVLLDMNLVPKIADFGLAKLRSRESTIVMNTHFRGTRGYAAPEMWKAYPVTYRCDVYSFGILLFEIVGRRRHFDSSYSESQQWFPKWTWEMFENNELVVMLALCGIEEKDNEIAERMLKVALWCVQYSPNDRPQMSTIVKMLEGEIEISSPPFPFENLVPAAKENLTTEGSIADSDTTTSSWNTESLREFGFRTKHNVFEIETCLE